The following proteins are encoded in a genomic region of Arachis ipaensis cultivar K30076 chromosome B02, Araip1.1, whole genome shotgun sequence:
- the LOC107627137 gene encoding uncharacterized protein LOC107627137 yields the protein MGATPFHPSILKVRLPKNFDKLMDMRYDGTKDPQEHLTAFEARMNLEGVGDAVRCRAFPVTLASPAIRWFNALPQGSITAFTDISQSFLARFMTRIAKPKHPINLLGVTQKSGEPTRKFLDRFNDECLEIDGLTDSVASLCLTNGLLNEDFRKHLTTKHVWSM from the coding sequence ATGGGAGCCACTCCTTTTCATCCCTCGATCCTCAAGGTCCGGCTCCCAAAAAACTTTGACAAGCTGAtggacatgaggtacgacgggACTAAGGATCCCCAGGAGCACCTCACAGCCTTCGAAGCAAGAATGAACTTAGAAGGAGTAGGCGACGCGGTCAGATGCCGAGCATTCCCTGTAACGCTAGCCAGCCCAGCGATCCGATGGTTCAACGCACTCCCACAAGGATCCATCACAGCTTTTACAGATATTTCCCAAAGCTTCCTGGCTCGGTTCATGACACGCATAGCCAAGCCAAAGCACCCAATCAACTTGCTAGGGGTTACCCAAAAATCTGGGGAGCCGACCAGGAAATTCCTAGACAGATTCAACGATGAGTGCCTGGAGATTGACGGCCTTACGGACTCAGTCGCTAGTCTCTGCCTAACGAACGGCCTGCTAAACGAGGACTTTAGAAAGCACCTCACTACCAAGCATGTCTGGTCCATGTAA